Proteins encoded by one window of Fischerella sp. PCC 9605:
- a CDS encoding adenylate kinase family protein — translation MRLVILGGSGAGKSTQAQRLSEHFDIPLIATGEILRQAIAKLTDWGRLTQPYVQTGELVPDEIIIEFILARLKQPNVNRGWVLEGYPRTAFQAEELDFLLDDLGQDLNWAIYLQVPHAVMVSRALGRSLPDDQPEIVQRRVELFYDRTIPILEYYDRRRRLLTINGDQSPEMVQHCIINLVSVA, via the coding sequence GTGAGATTGGTCATTCTGGGAGGTTCAGGAGCAGGAAAAAGTACTCAAGCACAAAGGCTTAGCGAACATTTTGATATTCCTCTGATTGCCACAGGGGAAATTTTGCGCCAAGCAATAGCGAAATTAACTGACTGGGGACGTCTCACTCAACCATACGTGCAAACAGGGGAATTAGTTCCAGACGAAATAATTATTGAATTCATCCTAGCTCGGCTGAAGCAGCCTAATGTCAACCGTGGTTGGGTGTTAGAAGGTTATCCCCGTACTGCTTTTCAAGCAGAAGAACTGGATTTTTTGTTAGATGACCTAGGACAAGATTTAAACTGGGCAATTTATTTACAAGTACCACATGCGGTTATGGTCAGCCGTGCTTTAGGTCGTTCTCTTCCTGATGACCAACCAGAAATTGTACAGCGCCGCGTCGAATTATTCTACGATCGCACTATTCCCATACTGGAATATTACGATCGCCGCCGCCGCTTATTGACGATTAATGGCGATCAGTCACCAGAAATGGTGCAGCACTGTATTATTAATCTCGTCTCTGTTGCTTAA
- a CDS encoding thymidylate synthase: protein MTAVGKVTQFQYTALYKPNQLIYGSGQTAVITGWTVKQAIAKHLQPREYAVIGQLYSPTRGINLLIRNLLNNPHVRFLVVLNATKEDKNAGAGTCLLDFFNHGFEKGVCDTGRFCWRIRSSIPGYIDEVIPANVLQKLRECIEIKEAKSIAEACDFVRTFAKQEPLESWGEEKEYPMPKAEPTILPGERYGHRIEGKTIAETWVKIIHRIKTTGTIRPTGYDGQWQELIDLVAIVTEEPEDFYFPEPNYLPIDRSFLQEYISQVLDDSPTQEGVKYTYGQRLRSWFGRDQIEQVISRLVQDIDSARAVMSLWDVSKDGNDSPPCLNHIWVRIVDNELSLTATFRSNDMFSAWPANAMGLRALQRHIRDEIIQRFYHQLKIGPLITISQSAHIYDDCWENAEKLIQSQYPQIYQQRDYADPAGSFVIIVQDNQILVEHMTPGSGEIVNYYSGKSAKKLYQQIAADCPGLQVEHAMYLGTELQKAEIALSMKKEFIYEQDKPLNIEFVDTRVR, encoded by the coding sequence GAGTATGCTGTAATTGGTCAGCTATATTCACCTACAAGGGGAATAAATTTATTAATTCGCAATTTACTGAATAACCCCCACGTTCGTTTTTTAGTTGTTCTCAACGCTACAAAAGAAGACAAAAACGCGGGTGCTGGGACTTGTTTGTTGGACTTTTTTAATCATGGCTTTGAGAAAGGAGTGTGTGATACCGGGCGATTTTGTTGGAGAATTCGCTCTAGCATTCCTGGATATATTGATGAAGTAATTCCAGCCAATGTCCTACAAAAATTGCGGGAATGTATAGAAATTAAAGAAGCAAAATCAATCGCGGAAGCTTGTGATTTTGTGAGGACTTTTGCAAAGCAAGAACCTCTTGAATCTTGGGGGGAAGAAAAAGAATATCCCATGCCAAAGGCTGAACCAACTATTTTACCTGGAGAACGTTATGGACATCGCATAGAAGGTAAAACCATCGCTGAAACTTGGGTAAAAATAATCCATCGCATTAAAACAACTGGAACAATTCGACCTACTGGTTATGATGGGCAATGGCAAGAATTAATTGATTTAGTGGCAATTGTCACGGAGGAACCAGAAGATTTTTATTTTCCAGAACCGAACTATTTGCCCATTGACCGCAGTTTTTTACAAGAATATATTTCCCAAGTTTTAGATGATTCGCCGACACAAGAAGGAGTGAAATATACATACGGTCAAAGGTTACGTTCTTGGTTCGGACGTGACCAAATTGAACAAGTTATTTCACGCTTAGTACAAGATATTGATTCAGCCAGAGCGGTAATGTCTTTATGGGATGTTAGTAAGGATGGTAACGACAGTCCACCTTGCTTGAATCATATTTGGGTAAGAATAGTAGATAATGAGTTATCTTTAACGGCGACTTTTCGCAGCAATGACATGTTTTCTGCCTGGCCCGCTAATGCAATGGGATTAAGGGCTTTGCAACGACATATTCGAGATGAAATCATACAAAGGTTTTATCATCAATTGAAAATAGGGCCATTAATTACCATTAGTCAAAGCGCCCATATTTATGATGACTGTTGGGAAAATGCAGAAAAACTGATTCAATCTCAATATCCTCAAATTTATCAGCAAAGAGATTACGCCGATCCGGCAGGCAGTTTTGTCATTATCGTACAAGATAATCAAATTTTAGTAGAACATATGACTCCTGGTTCAGGAGAAATAGTTAACTATTATTCAGGTAAATCTGCAAAAAAACTATATCAGCAAATAGCAGCAGATTGTCCTGGCTTGCAAGTTGAACATGCAATGTATTTGGGCACGGAATTACAAAAAGCAGAAATTGCTTTGTCAATGAAAAAAGAATTTATTTACGAGCAAGATAAACCATTAAATATTGAGTTTGTAGATACAAGGGTGCGTTAG
- the dcd gene encoding dCTP deaminase, translated as MIKNDIWISQMAQKGMITPFEPSLIREIKNNETQTLSHVISYGLSSYGYDIRLSPVEFRIFRHIPGTVVDPKNFNPHNLEPTPLKTDAHGSYFILPAHSYGLGVALERLEVPDNMTVICIGKSTYARCGIIANLTPAEAAWRGHLTLEFSNSSSADCRIYANEGVVQLLFLEGEPCAISYEARQGKYQDQQEKVTLAKV; from the coding sequence GTGATTAAGAACGATATTTGGATTTCTCAAATGGCCCAGAAGGGTATGATTACTCCCTTTGAGCCAAGTCTGATTCGAGAAATTAAAAACAATGAGACTCAGACCTTAAGCCATGTGATTAGCTATGGTTTGTCTTCTTATGGCTATGACATACGGCTTTCGCCAGTCGAGTTCCGGATTTTTCGCCACATTCCTGGAACTGTAGTTGATCCCAAAAACTTTAATCCTCACAATCTAGAACCGACACCACTAAAAACAGATGCACATGGCAGTTACTTTATCCTGCCAGCGCACTCCTATGGTTTGGGAGTTGCCTTGGAAAGATTGGAAGTTCCAGACAATATGACTGTAATTTGTATAGGTAAAAGTACATATGCAAGATGTGGTATAATAGCCAACCTCACACCTGCTGAGGCTGCGTGGCGCGGTCATCTAACCTTAGAATTTTCTAACTCTTCCAGTGCTGATTGTCGTATTTACGCCAACGAAGGTGTAGTACAATTGCTCTTTTTAGAAGGTGAACCCTGCGCTATTAGTTACGAGGCACGTCAGGGTAAATATCAGGATCAGCAAGAAAAAGTGACTCTTGCTAAAGTCTAG
- a CDS encoding FHA domain-containing protein: MIVCPNCNHHNPDGATQCEACYTPLPATTTCPSCGATVQADASFCGQCGYHLRTGTPIPVAATVAPDIPLEVEPLVNPDPLVQQQTVSMSGSTSYTAPDSSPLPPTAVAAPSENEIPEPPAAPAPIFTAEETGPSPAPIPPVPPPPPTVAAPPITAEEESPAPEPQPTPEPKVEPPQPAPSQPTPPVTAARTQLQQVTARLVHVQTDRQIELPQNLSVIHIGKPNDRIPPDVDVSGFPNSEIVSRIHADIRVEGDAYYIEDVGSSNGTYINNLPLLPGNRHRLRPGDRISLGKGDLVTFLFQFS, translated from the coding sequence ATGATCGTCTGCCCAAACTGCAATCACCACAACCCTGATGGCGCTACCCAGTGTGAAGCTTGCTATACCCCGTTACCAGCGACTACTACCTGTCCTAGTTGTGGGGCAACCGTGCAGGCAGATGCTTCTTTTTGCGGACAGTGTGGCTACCACCTGCGTACAGGTACGCCAATACCAGTAGCAGCAACCGTAGCACCGGACATCCCTCTAGAAGTAGAACCTTTAGTAAATCCTGACCCACTTGTACAACAACAAACAGTATCGATGAGTGGATCTACCAGTTATACTGCGCCTGACTCTTCACCTTTACCACCAACAGCAGTAGCAGCTCCTTCAGAAAATGAAATTCCGGAACCACCTGCCGCCCCAGCTCCAATTTTTACTGCTGAGGAAACAGGCCCGTCTCCAGCCCCGATACCACCAGTGCCACCGCCACCACCAACTGTCGCAGCCCCGCCTATAACTGCTGAAGAAGAAAGTCCGGCACCAGAACCACAGCCCACACCAGAACCGAAAGTAGAACCACCACAGCCCGCACCATCACAGCCCACACCACCAGTCACTGCTGCTAGAACGCAATTACAGCAGGTAACTGCGCGGCTTGTTCATGTCCAAACCGACAGACAAATTGAATTGCCACAGAATCTTTCTGTCATTCATATTGGTAAGCCCAATGACCGTATTCCCCCGGATGTGGATGTTTCTGGATTCCCCAATTCAGAAATTGTTTCGCGGATTCATGCAGATATTCGTGTGGAGGGAGACGCTTACTATATTGAAGATGTAGGTAGTTCTAACGGTACTTACATCAATAATTTGCCACTATTGCCAGGAAACCGACATCGTTTAAGACCAGGCGATCGCATTAGCCTGGGTAAGGGAGATTTGGTAACATTCCTGTTTCAATTCTCTTAG
- the rph gene encoding ribonuclease PH, with translation MAWQRPDGRQPYQLRPVSFQQNFTRFAPGSVLTICGETKVLCTVSVAEGVPKFLAGTGKGWLTAEYRMLPTATQQRQEREFLKLSGRTQEIQRLIGRSLRAAVDLDALGERTLNVDADVLQADAGTRTAAITGGFVALADAISKLMQQGDLERSPLVGQVAAVSVGLLQGEAFLDLNYIEDVAATVDFNVVMNQDLEIIEVQGTAEEGSFSRAQLNQLLDFAEKGIQKLLIAQQEAIAPMKIE, from the coding sequence ATGGCTTGGCAGCGTCCAGACGGTCGGCAACCTTATCAACTCCGTCCCGTTAGCTTTCAGCAAAATTTTACTCGCTTTGCTCCTGGTTCGGTTCTCACAATCTGCGGTGAAACAAAAGTACTGTGTACCGTGAGCGTAGCTGAAGGAGTCCCCAAATTTCTAGCTGGTACTGGTAAAGGTTGGCTAACCGCTGAGTACCGAATGTTACCAACTGCCACTCAACAACGGCAAGAACGAGAATTTTTGAAATTATCTGGCCGGACTCAAGAAATTCAGCGTTTAATTGGACGCAGCTTACGGGCAGCAGTAGATTTGGATGCCTTGGGAGAACGCACGCTGAATGTAGATGCAGATGTGCTACAAGCAGACGCAGGTACAAGAACAGCAGCGATCACAGGCGGGTTTGTAGCGTTAGCAGATGCGATTTCCAAATTGATGCAGCAGGGAGATTTAGAGCGATCGCCCCTAGTTGGACAAGTAGCAGCTGTTTCCGTCGGATTACTACAGGGAGAGGCTTTCCTAGATTTGAACTACATTGAAGATGTTGCCGCTACAGTAGATTTCAATGTGGTGATGAATCAAGATTTAGAGATTATTGAAGTCCAGGGAACAGCCGAAGAAGGCAGTTTTAGCCGTGCCCAGTTGAATCAACTGTTAGATTTCGCAGAAAAAGGAATTCAGAAATTGTTAATTGCCCAACAGGAAGCGATCGCTCCGATGAAAATAGAGTAA
- a CDS encoding P-loop NTPase family protein produces MVAQLETPSGNSTLSLPYAVEGLVQVFTSAHRNFFTSVMAQALRIAGQGTPVLVVQFLKGGIRQGHEHPIRLGQNLDWIRCDLPRCIDTPHLDESEAQALQKLWQHTQKVVCEAKYSLVVLDELSLAINFGLIPEAEVLAFLAKRPSHIDIILTGPDMPKSILDIADQITDIRRSHQP; encoded by the coding sequence ATGGTTGCCCAGCTAGAAACCCCAAGCGGAAATTCGACCCTTAGCTTACCATATGCTGTAGAGGGTCTCGTACAAGTTTTCACTAGTGCTCATCGTAACTTTTTTACTAGCGTTATGGCTCAGGCACTGAGAATTGCCGGTCAGGGTACGCCAGTGCTAGTAGTGCAATTCCTCAAAGGAGGCATCCGTCAAGGGCACGAACATCCCATTCGGTTAGGACAAAATTTAGATTGGATTCGCTGCGATTTGCCTCGTTGTATTGATACACCACACCTCGACGAATCCGAAGCTCAAGCTCTACAAAAGTTGTGGCAACATACACAAAAGGTTGTATGTGAGGCTAAGTATTCTCTCGTTGTATTAGATGAATTAAGTTTAGCGATTAACTTTGGCTTGATTCCTGAAGCAGAGGTTTTAGCATTTCTGGCAAAACGTCCCTCTCATATCGATATCATTCTCACAGGGCCAGACATGCCAAAATCGATTCTAGATATAGCAGATCAAATCACGGATATTCGTCGCAGTCATCAACCTTAA
- the pgl gene encoding 6-phosphogluconolactonase yields the protein MNRKVEILPDQAALIARAKELILSKINAAIEQRGRFTIALSGGSTPKPLYEAIATENLPWDKIHVFWGDERYVPSDHPDSNEGMARRTWLDRVDIPAANIHPMPTTEGDPAVSAAKYEQELQEFFHCSPGEFPALDVMLQGMGDDGHTASLFPHTEALKVSDRLVTVGNKDGNPRITFTYPFINAARCVIFVVAGANKKPALAQVFALQADSFTYPSRLIQPQGELWWLLDAAAGDELK from the coding sequence ATGAACAGAAAGGTTGAAATTCTACCGGATCAGGCAGCGCTGATTGCGCGAGCAAAAGAATTGATTCTCTCAAAAATTAACGCTGCGATTGAACAGCGGGGGAGATTTACCATCGCCCTTTCTGGCGGCAGCACACCCAAGCCGTTATACGAAGCGATCGCCACAGAAAATCTACCTTGGGATAAAATTCATGTATTTTGGGGAGATGAGCGTTACGTTCCATCCGATCATCCAGATAGCAATGAAGGCATGGCGCGTCGTACATGGTTAGATCGCGTGGATATACCAGCGGCTAATATTCACCCAATGCCCACTACCGAAGGCGATCCAGCAGTATCTGCGGCTAAGTACGAACAGGAACTGCAAGAATTTTTTCATTGTTCGCCGGGTGAGTTTCCTGCTTTAGATGTGATGTTGCAAGGAATGGGTGATGATGGTCACACTGCTTCTTTGTTTCCCCACACAGAAGCTTTAAAAGTAAGCGATCGCTTAGTTACAGTAGGTAACAAAGACGGAAACCCACGTATCACCTTTACATATCCATTCATTAACGCAGCAAGGTGCGTTATTTTTGTAGTGGCTGGTGCCAACAAAAAACCAGCCTTAGCTCAAGTTTTCGCACTCCAAGCAGATAGTTTCACTTACCCATCCCGCTTAATTCAACCCCAAGGAGAACTTTGGTGGCTGTTGGATGCAGCGGCGGGTGATGAACTTAAATAA